A genomic segment from Limnochordia bacterium encodes:
- a CDS encoding putative ABC transporter permease, with protein MGYRFFTYGLLGWTMEIVWTGLGSFLRGEWQLVGRTYLWMLPIYGLGIVLEPIHDRIRHLPWYLRGLVWVGAIFGVEAITGTILRVTVGICPWDYSRTSYSALGGAVRLDYAPLWFGVGLGFERLHDFLDQVRVLLRP; from the coding sequence ATGGGCTATCGATTCTTTACTTACGGACTACTTGGATGGACAATGGAAATTGTGTGGACTGGTTTGGGTTCCTTCTTGCGCGGCGAGTGGCAACTGGTGGGTAGGACCTATCTGTGGATGCTCCCCATTTACGGACTAGGAATTGTTTTGGAACCTATTCATGATCGGATTCGTCATCTGCCGTGGTATCTGCGAGGATTGGTTTGGGTTGGTGCCATCTTCGGCGTGGAAGCAATCACAGGCACAATCTTGAGGGTAACAGTTGGTATCTGTCCTTGGGATTACAGTCGTACATCTTATTCGGCTTTGGGGGGAGCAGTCCGGCTCGACTACGCCCCCCTCTGGTTTGGAGTAGGTCTTGGATTTGAGAGACTCCATGACTTTCTAGACCAAGTCAGAGTCTTGCTTCGGCCCTAG
- the pyk gene encoding pyruvate kinase — MVNSFLLQRAKRKTKIVCTLGPASEDYEIIYDLVRYGMNVARLNLSHGTHDEHRKRVENVRRAASELDVHIGVMFDIQGPKIRTGEVKEPIILGKGQTFRLTPEPIVGDSRRVSVLYPSLLTDVTPGTVVFIDDGMIELVVQEISEGELVCSVTTGGILKSRQGVSLQGIRIDLPSLTEKDIEDIRFACELNVDFIALSFTRRAEDALAVKRLLDSLEGDIDVIAKIENMQGIENIGEIIDAADGIMVARGDMGIELPTEEVPLLQKLIISRCNEAGKPVITATQMLDSMVRNPRPTRAEVADVANAIFDGTDAVMLSGETAVGKYPLEVVQMMRSIADRADVALPYKEILDKRAAQTSLTVADAICHATCVTAYELGLKAIISSTRSGSTARKVARFRPKTPIVATTPSVKVARKLSLVWGVFPRIVDFAQDTDTVIELSAQRTCELGIASRGDLVAVTAGVGGSTPVGTNFIKVHELGPKQDSDLV, encoded by the coding sequence GCAGCGAGCTAAAAGAAAAACAAAGATTGTGTGTACCCTCGGACCGGCTTCCGAGGACTACGAGATAATTTATGATCTGGTTCGGTATGGTATGAACGTAGCCCGACTAAACCTGTCCCACGGCACCCATGATGAACACAGAAAAAGGGTTGAGAACGTGCGCCGTGCGGCTAGTGAACTCGATGTACATATCGGTGTTATGTTTGATATCCAAGGTCCCAAGATCCGCACCGGTGAAGTGAAAGAGCCGATTATCCTGGGAAAGGGTCAGACCTTTCGCCTGACCCCGGAACCGATTGTTGGGGATAGTAGACGTGTATCAGTGCTTTATCCTTCCCTTCTTACCGATGTAACACCAGGCACAGTGGTTTTCATTGATGATGGAATGATTGAACTTGTAGTGCAGGAGATCAGTGAAGGTGAGCTAGTCTGCTCTGTTACGACCGGCGGGATCCTAAAAAGCAGACAGGGTGTAAGCCTACAGGGGATCCGCATTGACCTGCCCTCTCTTACCGAGAAAGATATTGAAGATATCCGTTTTGCCTGTGAGCTTAACGTGGATTTTATTGCCCTTTCCTTTACCCGGCGGGCGGAGGATGCACTGGCGGTAAAAAGGCTTTTGGATAGTCTCGAAGGGGACATTGATGTCATTGCCAAGATCGAGAACATGCAGGGTATTGAGAATATCGGGGAGATTATCGATGCTGCTGATGGTATTATGGTCGCGCGGGGTGATATGGGTATCGAATTACCTACTGAGGAGGTTCCCCTCCTACAGAAACTGATCATTAGCCGGTGCAATGAGGCGGGGAAGCCAGTGATTACCGCCACCCAAATGCTCGATTCTATGGTGCGAAATCCCCGACCTACCCGGGCTGAGGTTGCTGATGTTGCCAATGCTATTTTCGACGGCACCGATGCGGTGATGCTTTCTGGGGAGACTGCGGTGGGCAAGTATCCCTTGGAAGTGGTGCAGATGATGCGCTCCATTGCTGACCGCGCCGATGTGGCATTGCCCTATAAGGAGATCCTAGATAAACGGGCAGCCCAGACCTCCCTAACTGTTGCCGATGCCATTTGTCATGCTACCTGTGTGACGGCCTATGAGTTGGGATTAAAGGCGATTATTTCTTCCACCCGTTCAGGTAGTACCGCAAGGAAGGTGGCCCGTTTCCGACCCAAGACTCCGATTGTAGCCACAACTCCTTCGGTCAAGGTAGCTAGGAAGCTCTCCCTAGTATGGGGTGTATTCCCCCGTATTGTCGATTTTGCTCAGGATACCGATACTGTCATTGAGCTTAGCGCTCAAAGGACCTGTGAGCTTGGTATTGCCTCAAGGGGCGATCTTGTGGCTGTCACTGCGGGGGTCGGCGGTAGTACACCGGTGGGCACTAATTTTATTAAGGTGCATGAACTAGGGCCGAAGCAAGACTCTGACTTGGTCTAG